One segment of Theobroma cacao cultivar B97-61/B2 chromosome 9, Criollo_cocoa_genome_V2, whole genome shotgun sequence DNA contains the following:
- the LOC18588841 gene encoding bifunctional purple acid phosphatase 26 isoform X2, whose protein sequence is MQSLLFLLLFTSFIFLNSVNNVNAGITSVFIRNEWPSVDIPLDNEVFAVPNGHNAPQQVHITQGDYDGKAVIISWVTADEPGPRKVQYGTSEKNYEFTADGKMTNYTFYKYNSGYIHHVFVDGLEYDTKYYYKIGTGDSTREFWFQTPPEIGPDVPYKFGIIGDLGQTYNSLSTLEHYMQSGAQTVLFVGDLAYADRYQYNDVGIRWDSWGRFVERSTAYQPWIWAAGNHEIEYMPYMDEVVPFKSYLHRYPTPHLACKSSSPMWYAIRRASAHIVVLSSYSPFVKYTPQWVWLSKELKRVDREKTPWLIVLMHVPIYNSNEAHFMEGESMRAVFEEWFIHHKVDVVFAGHVHAYERSYRISNIRYNVSSGERFPVPDKSAPVYITVGDGGNQEGLAGRFRDPQPEYSAFREASYGHSTLEIRNRTHAFYHWNRNDDGKKVATDSFVLHNQYWSSNLRRRKLKKHYLRSGLGRIASY, encoded by the exons ATGCAGTCTTTGCTGTTTCTACTCTTATTCACATCCTTCATTTTCTTGAACTCTGTGAACAATGTGAATGCTGGTATCACAAGTGTTTTCATTCGGAATGAGTGGCCATCGGTTGACATCCCTCTTGATAATGAAGTATTTGCAGTTCCCAATGGACATAATGCACCACAAcaa GTGCATATAACACAAGGGGACTATGATGGAAAAGCTGTGATTATCTCATGGGTCACAGCTGATGAACCAGGGCCCAGAAAAGTACAATATGGCACATCagagaaaaattatgaatttactGCAGACGGGAAGATGACAAACTACACCTTTTACAAATACAATTCTGGCTACAttcatcatgtttttgttgatGGCCTTGAG TATGACACCAAGTACTATTACAAGATTGGGACTGGTGATTCCACACGAGAATTTTGGTTTCAAACACCTCCAGAGATTGGTCCAGATGTTCCTTACAAATTTGGAATCATCG GTGATTTGGGTCAGACGTATAATTCATTGTCCACCCTAGAGCATTACATGCAGAGTGGAGCACAGACTGTCTTGTTTGTAGGAGATCTTGCATATGCTGATAGATATCAGTATAATGATGTTGGTATACGGTGGGATTCATGGGGTCGCTTTGTTGAGAGAAGTACTGCATATCAGCCTTGGATCTGGGCTGCTGGGAATCATGAAATAGAATACATGCCTTACATG GATGAAGTTGTTCCTTTTAAATCCTATCTCCATCGCTACCCTACACCTCATTTGGCTTGTAAAAGCAGCAGCCCTATGTGGTATGCTATTAGACGTGCATCTGCTCATATAGTTGTGCTATCCAGCTACTCTCCATTTG TGAAATACACACCTCAGTGGGTGTGGCTCAGCAAAGAATTAAAGAGGGTTGACAGGGAGAAGACCCCTTGGCTCATTGTCCTTATGCACGTTCCAATCTACAACAGTAATGAAGCACATTTCATGGAGGGTGAAAGCATGCGAGCAGTCTTTGAAGAATGGTTCATCCATCACAAAGTTGATGTAGTCTTTGCTGGTCACGTTCATGCTTATGAAAGATCT TATCGAATCTCAAATATAAGGTACAATGTATCAAGTGGAGAACGATTCCCCGTACCAGACAAATCAGCTCCTGTTTACATCACTGTTGGAGATGGTGGAAATCAAGAAGGTCTAGCAGGAAG ATTTAGAGATCCCCAACCAGAGTATTCTGCGTTCCGAGAAGCCAGTTATGGCCATTCAACGCTGGAGATCAGAAATAGGACGCATGCATTCTACCACTGGAACCGCAATGATGATGGGAAAAAAGTGGCAACTGATTCGTTTGTATTACACAATCAGTACTG GTCAAGCAATCTGAGACGAAGAAAACTGAAGAAGCATTATTTAAGGAGTGGGCTTGGGCGGATTGCTTCTTATTGA
- the LOC18588841 gene encoding bifunctional purple acid phosphatase 26 isoform X1 → MPGVTRMQSLLFLLLFTSFIFLNSVNNVNAGITSVFIRNEWPSVDIPLDNEVFAVPNGHNAPQQVHITQGDYDGKAVIISWVTADEPGPRKVQYGTSEKNYEFTADGKMTNYTFYKYNSGYIHHVFVDGLEYDTKYYYKIGTGDSTREFWFQTPPEIGPDVPYKFGIIGDLGQTYNSLSTLEHYMQSGAQTVLFVGDLAYADRYQYNDVGIRWDSWGRFVERSTAYQPWIWAAGNHEIEYMPYMDEVVPFKSYLHRYPTPHLACKSSSPMWYAIRRASAHIVVLSSYSPFVKYTPQWVWLSKELKRVDREKTPWLIVLMHVPIYNSNEAHFMEGESMRAVFEEWFIHHKVDVVFAGHVHAYERSYRISNIRYNVSSGERFPVPDKSAPVYITVGDGGNQEGLAGRFRDPQPEYSAFREASYGHSTLEIRNRTHAFYHWNRNDDGKKVATDSFVLHNQYWSSNLRRRKLKKHYLRSGLGRIASY, encoded by the exons ATGCCAGGGGTCACTAGGATGCAGTCTTTGCTGTTTCTACTCTTATTCACATCCTTCATTTTCTTGAACTCTGTGAACAATGTGAATGCTGGTATCACAAGTGTTTTCATTCGGAATGAGTGGCCATCGGTTGACATCCCTCTTGATAATGAAGTATTTGCAGTTCCCAATGGACATAATGCACCACAAcaa GTGCATATAACACAAGGGGACTATGATGGAAAAGCTGTGATTATCTCATGGGTCACAGCTGATGAACCAGGGCCCAGAAAAGTACAATATGGCACATCagagaaaaattatgaatttactGCAGACGGGAAGATGACAAACTACACCTTTTACAAATACAATTCTGGCTACAttcatcatgtttttgttgatGGCCTTGAG TATGACACCAAGTACTATTACAAGATTGGGACTGGTGATTCCACACGAGAATTTTGGTTTCAAACACCTCCAGAGATTGGTCCAGATGTTCCTTACAAATTTGGAATCATCG GTGATTTGGGTCAGACGTATAATTCATTGTCCACCCTAGAGCATTACATGCAGAGTGGAGCACAGACTGTCTTGTTTGTAGGAGATCTTGCATATGCTGATAGATATCAGTATAATGATGTTGGTATACGGTGGGATTCATGGGGTCGCTTTGTTGAGAGAAGTACTGCATATCAGCCTTGGATCTGGGCTGCTGGGAATCATGAAATAGAATACATGCCTTACATG GATGAAGTTGTTCCTTTTAAATCCTATCTCCATCGCTACCCTACACCTCATTTGGCTTGTAAAAGCAGCAGCCCTATGTGGTATGCTATTAGACGTGCATCTGCTCATATAGTTGTGCTATCCAGCTACTCTCCATTTG TGAAATACACACCTCAGTGGGTGTGGCTCAGCAAAGAATTAAAGAGGGTTGACAGGGAGAAGACCCCTTGGCTCATTGTCCTTATGCACGTTCCAATCTACAACAGTAATGAAGCACATTTCATGGAGGGTGAAAGCATGCGAGCAGTCTTTGAAGAATGGTTCATCCATCACAAAGTTGATGTAGTCTTTGCTGGTCACGTTCATGCTTATGAAAGATCT TATCGAATCTCAAATATAAGGTACAATGTATCAAGTGGAGAACGATTCCCCGTACCAGACAAATCAGCTCCTGTTTACATCACTGTTGGAGATGGTGGAAATCAAGAAGGTCTAGCAGGAAG ATTTAGAGATCCCCAACCAGAGTATTCTGCGTTCCGAGAAGCCAGTTATGGCCATTCAACGCTGGAGATCAGAAATAGGACGCATGCATTCTACCACTGGAACCGCAATGATGATGGGAAAAAAGTGGCAACTGATTCGTTTGTATTACACAATCAGTACTG GTCAAGCAATCTGAGACGAAGAAAACTGAAGAAGCATTATTTAAGGAGTGGGCTTGGGCGGATTGCTTCTTATTGA
- the LOC18588843 gene encoding translocase of chloroplast 90, chloroplastic codes for MKGIRDWVFTQILSKSLDSSRPLSGSGGFFPEAPSSREEQYDHQGSSHTTSSVALSVRPDTSCSSGCIHDNDPYTSQQQILVEDSNLLDDSPYRKKMDPLAKVEDLQIKFLRLLQRLGQFHDNLLVAKVLYRMHLATLIRAGESDLKRVNLRNERAKGIAREQEASGLPELDFSIKILVLGKTGVGKSATINSIFDQPKTETNAFHPATDCIREVVGTVNGIKITFIDTPGFLPSSTSNVRRNRKVMLSVKRYIRRSPPDVVLYFERLDLINMGYSDFPLLKLMTKVFGSAIWFNTILVMTHSSPTLPEDPNGYPVSYESYVNHCTDLVQQYIHQAVSDSRLENPVLLVENDPQCKRNIMGQNILPNGQVWKSQFLLLCICTKVLGDANSLLEFQDSIELGPLSNSRLPSLPHLLSSFLRHRSVSHPAEPEIKVDEILLSDVEEEEEYDKLPSIRILTKSQFKKLTKSQKRAYLDELEYRETLYLKKQLKEENLRQKESKLSKEKSFAGDDDANDKVSPEAVPLPDMAVPPSFDSDCPVHRYRCLVTNDQWLARPVLDPHGWDHDVGFDGINLETALEVKKNVFASITGQMSKDKHDFSIQSECAAAYVDPVGPTYSVGLDLQSTGKDLMYTVQSNAKLRSLKHNVTDCGVSFTSFGNKYYVGAKLEDAILVGKRMKFVLNAGRMEGSGQVAYGGSFEATFRGRDYPVRNDSVSLTMTALSFNKETVLGGGFQSEFRPMRGMRLSVSGNINSQKMGQVCVKMASSEHVEIALVAVFSIFRALWRRKENRDIEALEGG; via the exons ATGAAGGGAATTAGAGACTGGGTTTTCACTCAAATACTATCCAAGTCTTTGGACTCGTCTAGACCACTGTCCGGCAGTGGTGGTTTCTTTCCCGAGGCTCCTTCGTCTCGAGAGGAACAATATGATCATCAAG GTTCATCTCACACCACCAGTTCGGTGGCATTGTCAGTGCGTCCTGATACATCATGCTCGTCTGGTTGTATTCATGATAATGACCCTTATACTTCGCAGCAGCAAATCCTAGTTGAAGATTCTAATCTGTTAGATGACAGtccttatagaaaaaagaTGGATCCATTGGCAAAAGTTGAAGATCTCCAGATAAAATTCTTGCGTCTTCTCCAACGGTTGGGGCAATTTCATGACAATCTTCTGGTGGCCAAAGTTTTATATAGGATGCACCTAGCAACTTTGATACGAGCAGGGGAATCAGATTTGAAAAGAGTGAACTTAAGAAATGAAAGAGCTAAAGGAATTGCAAGAGAACAGGAGGCATCTGGGCTGCCAGAATTAGATTTCTCTATTAAAATACTTGTCCTTGGCAAAACAGGCGTTGGCAAGAGTGCAACCATAAATTCTATCTTTGATCAACCAAAAACTGAGACCAATGCGTTTCATCCTGCCACTGATTGCATTAGAGAGGTTGTGGGAACTGTTAATGGGATTAAGATAACATTCATTGATACCCCAGGTTTTTTACCTTCATCTACAAGTAATGTGAGAAGAAATAGGAAGGTTATGCTATCCGTGAAGAGATACATTAGAAGATCCCCTCCAGACGTTGTTCTATATTTTGAGCGGCTTGACCTCATCAACATGGGTTATAGTGATTTCCCCCTTTTGAAGCTTATGACCAAAGTTTTTGGTAGTGCCATTTGGTTTAACACCATCCTTGTCATGACACATTCTTCTCCTACTCTTCCCGAAGATCCCAATGGGTATCCTGTCAGTTATGAATCATATGTGAACCATTGCACAGATTTGGTGCAGCAATATATACACCAGGCAGTGTCTGATTCAAGGCTTGAGAACCCTGTACTTTTAGTGGAGAATGACCCTCAGTGCAAAAGAAATATCATGGGGCAAAATATACTTCCAAATGGACAGGTTTGGAAATCCCAATTCTTGTTATTATGCATATGTACCAAGGTTCTTGGTGATGCCAACAGCCTCTTGGAATTTCAAGACAGCATTGAACTAGGACCATTAAGTAACAGCCGGTTGCCTTCTCTGCCTCATCTTCTCTCATCTTTTCTACGTCATCGGTCAGTCTCACATCCAGCTGAACCAGAAATCAAAGTTGATGAGATTCTGCTCTCGGAtgtggaagaagaagaggagtACGATAAATTGCCTTCAATTCGAATCCTGACAAAgtctcaatttaaaaaattgactAAATCACAGAAAAGAGCCTATCTTGATGAACTGGAATACAGAGAGACTctttatttgaaaaaacaGTTGAAGGAAGAGAACCTAAGACAGAAGGAGAGCAAGCTCTCCAAAGAGAAAAGCTTTGCAGGTGATGATGATGCTAATGACAAGGTATCTCCAGAGGCTGTACCATTACCAGATATGGCAGTCCCTCCAAGTTTTGACTCAGATTGCCCAGTACACAGATATCGCTGTCTTGTCACAAATGACCAATGGCTTGCGAGACCTGTTCTTGATCCCCATGGATGGGATCATGATGTTGGTTTTGATGGTATAAACTTGGAGACAGCTTTGGAAGTGAAGAAGAATGTTTTTGCTTCAATTACAGGACAGATGAGTAAGGACAAGCATGATTTCAGTATTCAATCTGAATGTGCTGCTGCATATGTAGATCCTGTGGGGCCTACTTATTCTGTAGGACTTGATCTTCAGTCTACTGGTAAAGATCTGATGTATACTGTTCAAAGCAATGCAAAGCTGAGGAGCCTCAAGCACAATGTCACTGATTGTGGTGTTTCTTTCACATCATTTGGGAACAAATATTATGTTGGTGCTAAGCTTGAGGATGCCATATTGGTGGGGAAGAGAATGAAGTTTGTTTTGAATGCTGGAAGAATGGAGGGTTCTGGACAAGTGGCATATGGTGGGAGTTTTGAAGCTACCTTTAGAGGGAGGGACTACCCTGTGAGAAATGACAGTGTTAGCCTCACTATGACAGCTCTCTCCTTTAATAAAGAGACAGTACTTGGTGGTGGTTTCCAGTCTGAGTTCAGGCCAATGCGAGGCATGAGGCTGTCTGTCAGTGGCAACATAAATAGCCAGAAAATGGGGCAAGTTTGTGTGAAGATGGCTAGCTCTGAGCATGTTGAGATTGCATTGGTTGCtgtcttttcaatttttagggCCCTTTGGCGTAGAAAGGAAAATAGAGACATTGAAGCACTAGAGGGTGGTTAA